In one Janibacter cremeus genomic region, the following are encoded:
- a CDS encoding transglutaminase family protein, translating into MSSTPDRPPAPEPTTTGPGPTISPEHHTRRRYEVRHRTTYTYEEYVTDSYGRAMLRPRSTPQQRIIEHDVEIVPEPHIHTEHVDHFGNFSSFYEVRTPHTVLEVSKRSIAEVDWPAPDMERLDSWTVAEVAAAVSEGEGIDRAEAAQYLLPSSLVDLDPEVIAYAAGILPPDRPFGSALMALYSDIYRDFTYAKGATSVKTTLPELLRGRAGVCQDFAHLAIGCLRAVGIPARYVSGYIETRPPPGEAKLEGSDASHAWAAAMTPEGDWVDIDPTNNHFADSRYIVTGWGRDFRDVSPLKGIIFSEGSGSTLDVGVDVIRLGTGDPRESGASGADDGQ; encoded by the coding sequence GTGAGCTCCACACCCGACCGGCCGCCCGCCCCCGAGCCGACGACGACCGGCCCCGGACCGACGATCAGCCCGGAGCACCACACCCGCCGTCGGTACGAGGTGCGCCACCGCACCACCTACACCTACGAGGAGTACGTCACCGACTCCTACGGCCGGGCGATGCTGCGCCCGCGGAGCACGCCCCAGCAGCGCATCATCGAGCACGACGTGGAGATCGTGCCCGAGCCGCACATCCACACCGAGCACGTCGACCACTTCGGCAACTTCTCCAGCTTCTACGAGGTGCGCACCCCGCACACCGTCCTCGAGGTGTCCAAGCGCAGCATCGCGGAGGTCGACTGGCCGGCGCCGGACATGGAGCGGCTCGACTCCTGGACCGTCGCCGAGGTCGCCGCGGCGGTCTCCGAGGGGGAGGGCATCGACCGGGCCGAGGCGGCGCAGTACCTGCTCCCCTCCTCGCTCGTGGACCTCGACCCGGAGGTCATCGCCTACGCGGCGGGGATCCTGCCGCCCGACCGGCCCTTCGGCAGCGCCCTGATGGCCCTCTACTCCGACATCTACCGCGACTTCACCTACGCCAAGGGTGCGACGAGCGTGAAGACGACCCTGCCGGAGCTGCTCCGGGGGCGGGCCGGTGTGTGCCAGGACTTCGCGCACCTGGCCATCGGGTGCCTGCGGGCCGTCGGCATCCCCGCCAGGTACGTCTCCGGGTACATCGAGACCCGCCCTCCGCCCGGCGAGGCCAAGCTCGAGGGCTCCGACGCCTCGCACGCCTGGGCGGCGGCGATGACGCCGGAGGGCGACTGGGTGGACATCGACCCCACGAACAACCACTTCGCCGACTCGCGCTACATCGTCACCGGCTGGGGCCGTGACTTCCGCGACGTCTCCCCGCTGAAGGGCATCATCTTCTCCGAGGGCAGCGGCTCGACGCTGGACGTCGGTGTCGACGTCATCCGGTTGGGCACGGGCGATCCACGGGAGAGCGGCGCGTCGGGTGCCGACGACGGCCAGTAA
- a CDS encoding patatin-like phospholipase family protein: MPTTAFVLGGGGVLGATQVGMLQALLAADVTPDLVVGTSIGAVNGAFVAADPTAEGVARLEELWRDVVVSGEMGESPVRQAARFARYRTHVMRRGLIPDLVERHLGVEQFEDLAVPFQCVAAEIEGSASRWFTSGPVAPAVAASCAVPGLFAPVEIDGAHYYDGGLVHSIPVGRAIALGATVVHVLQVGRVEQPLAVPRNPLVVGLVAFEIARRHRFVEEIAEVPDDVRLHVLPSGVDRTPTASLIGQGSVAKVEDRMARAFDATSAYLRGTTS; this comes from the coding sequence ATGCCCACGACCGCCTTCGTCCTCGGTGGAGGGGGCGTTCTCGGGGCCACCCAGGTCGGGATGCTCCAGGCGCTCCTGGCCGCCGACGTCACACCCGACCTCGTCGTCGGGACGAGCATCGGTGCGGTCAACGGCGCCTTCGTCGCGGCGGACCCCACGGCGGAGGGGGTCGCCCGCCTCGAGGAGCTGTGGCGCGACGTCGTCGTCTCCGGCGAGATGGGCGAGAGCCCGGTGCGCCAGGCGGCCCGCTTCGCCAGGTACCGCACCCACGTGATGCGAAGGGGACTGATCCCCGACCTCGTCGAGCGGCACCTCGGCGTGGAGCAGTTCGAGGACCTGGCCGTCCCCTTCCAGTGCGTCGCCGCGGAGATCGAGGGCTCGGCCTCGCGGTGGTTCACCTCCGGGCCGGTCGCCCCGGCGGTCGCCGCCAGCTGCGCGGTCCCGGGGCTCTTCGCCCCCGTGGAGATCGACGGCGCCCACTACTACGACGGCGGCCTCGTGCACTCCATCCCGGTGGGGAGGGCGATCGCGCTCGGCGCCACCGTCGTCCACGTGCTCCAAGTCGGTCGGGTCGAGCAGCCGCTGGCCGTGCCGCGCAACCCGCTGGTCGTCGGGCTCGTCGCCTTCGAGATCGCCCGGCGGCACCGCTTCGTCGAGGAGATCGCCGAGGTCCCCGACGACGTGCGGCTGCACGTGCTGCCCAGCGGTGTCGACCGCACGCCGACGGCCTCGCTCATCGGCCAGGGCTCGGTCGCGAAGGTCGAGGACCGGATGGCCCGCGCCTTCGACGCCACGAGTGCCTACCTGCGGGGGACCACCTCGTGA